In the Candidatus Chlamydia sanziniae genome, CTAAAGTTTTTCCTTCAGAGTTTGGGAATACGAGGTTAAATCGTTTAGCACAGCTCCAGGATACTTTAAGTCTAGAAGGTTGTCATATTACTTGGGCTAAAGAGATAACCTCAGATATGCATGATTTTCACACAGGTAAAGAAACAACTGCTAAAGAGATTATAAAAGAATTCCGCAAGGATTCGAAGTTCTTTGAGCAACAGATGAAAAAGCGTTTTCAGGATAAGCCTCCAGCTACTGATGGAGAGAAGAAGACGATTCCTCAACAGGAGCAGGGATTAAAGGTTGATGATTATGCAATGTTGAATCAGGACAAGTTGTGTTTGCAAGACGTTGTTCAAGCTGAGTTGGAACTGATCAATAAGGAAATAGACTTGCTGGTTACAGAGCGTTTAAGGTTATGTACGCGAAAGAAGCAGAATGACATGGAACAAGCCTATAGTGAGCAGCTAGAGAAAAAGATCATGGATAAAAATCGGGCATACGTAAATCTAGAGCAGGATATTAAGCTTAAGACGACAATTCGTGATATCTTAATACAGGCTCTTGAGAGTGCTCCTAAGCTTTCTAAAACTAGAGAGTTTAATGTAACCCAAGAGATTGAAGAGCTTCTTAAGCTCATTGCTATTATGTATTGTGATTCTGTATCTTGTGAAGAACAACAGAGAGCTAAGGAGCAATTTCAACGACGTGTTGTTGCGGTTGCATTATCTGGACAGATTTCGACCTTAGAAGAAGGTTTTCATTTATATGCATGCCGAGGAATTTGTCGTTCCACTATGAGAGATCAGTCCGAATTAAAGACGCGTATTTTAAAAAGAGAAACAAAGGAAGCTGTTCTTAGTCGTAAAGAAGAGAGCTTGAGGATTTTGGGTTTACCCAACTTGATGCCTTTTGTGAGGTTTTCAGATTCTTCCATTCAAGGTTCCGGATATTCTCAGGCTCTAGAAGCTTTTAGATTACTAAAGATTCTTTCTAAGAAATTAGAGAAGAATGAGTTGTTAAATACTAACGATTTTATACAGGTGCGAGCTGCACTTTCTGCTTATATTTATAAACATAAATCTTTAGCTAACATTGCTTGTTCTCTTTCTCCAATTGGCGCACCTTATACAGATGTGGCTACTATGATGCAAGAAGCTTATGGTATTAAAGAAATGCTTGAAGAGAACACTGAAGTGCTTATTCGTCATCAGTGCGATATTGCTTTGCGACGAGTGCGCTATATTATGCGTGAGCGAGCAAAGGAATACAGTAAGTCCCACTTACAGGCTGTTATTAAATATTTGCGTTCTGTATTTTCGGGAAACCAATCTATGGATCAAGAACGTCTCCAAGCTCTTTGTCGTAAGTTTCCTACATTTCCTGTTGATGTTCTGCAACAACTGTTGAAAGAAGTACAGAGTCAATGTAGTGTTCATGGTCAACAGGTAGCGGAGTTCCAACAATTGATAGCGCGTGGCGCGCTAGTCAAGAACAGTGTGAATGTAAAGCAACAGCAATTTGATCTTCATTGGGAGCAGTGTAGTGTGCGGCTTCGAGAGATTAGTGAAAAGTTGGAAAGCTTGAAGCAAAGGCGTTCTCTGCTCTTACAAAAGGAATAGTGAAAACATAAAGTACTTGCATATTTGAAAAAAGACCGCCCTCTGCCTGTACAAAAAGCTTTTAAGTAAAAGACTAATCTATTTTTTCAGTGGCGAAAATACGAAGAAGATAAGAGATAAGTTCGTGTAGTTTGAATGTATGGGTTCTATAGCCAATGTAGCGGTCAGGTCGAATGATAAATAGGGAATTTGCGTTTGCATGATAAAGTTTAAGAATTCGAGGATCCTTGATTGTAATGACTTCTACCCACTCACCGTATTCTTCTTGAAGGGCTCGTTGAAGATCTATGCGATCTTTAAAGAAAATCAAAAGGTGCTTTGAGCTTTTCAAAGGATCTAAAAGGAAAGTACCTTCATTGAGGTGGAAGTCTATAGCGCGCATGCCTGGACCGGGACCTAAGATTTCCTTGTCCTGAGGAGATATTTTGATAATGTCACTGAAACGATATTTTAAAGCTTGATGAGGTGGGTAGTAGTACTCTCCACTTGCATTATTGAGTTTTCGGCATCCTTTTAAGAAGTAATACATTAGCGCAGGCGCATATAAACGCGAGAAAGGCAATTTTTTCGCGCGCTTTTCGGTAGTTTCACTAATATGTGGAAGAATATTTCCATTTTCTTGTTCTTTTGTTACAACGAGGTATTTTGAAGCTACTTTTTTAAGGACAGGAAGTAGCTTCCAAGCAAGATTAAAAGCGGCATGAATATTCGCATTGATTCCGTTGAGATAGGAGAGCACTAAATTATGGGAGAGACTTCCTAGAAAGAGTAAATTGCCATGTTCGGAAGGTAGTATAGAAGAGTGTGTTGTTTTAATATGATATTGCTCATCAGCAATAACAAGATTGTAGGTATAAAGCAATTTGTGTTTGAGTTTAGGGGATAACCCATGGATTCCTTGAGGTAGACAGAGCTGTTTTGTCCTCTCTTGAGGGTTATAGAAAACGAAGTTTAAAAAATGCTTGGTAACAGGGAGGAGATGGATATGATCTTCTTCGAAAGATTGTCCTTCATCGCAGTTTATGAAAACCACCTCTCTGTGGGCTTTTCTTATCTTGATTTGGTTTTTCACAAGATCTTTAATATCAGAATTATTGTCAGCCTCAGACGCAATAATCCAATGCGGATGATAAATTTTGCGTTTTTCAAAATTTTGAGAGATTTTTGTACTTTCAATAAAAATATTGTTGTCAACAAGAGTCACAGGTCGTGTTGCCCAGTCTATAACGCCTCCATGTTCTAAAAACATATGAATCAGGTGTTTTTCAAATTCCTGATATGTTGTGGAGAGAGAAAAGGGTAAGGGAGATTCTCCTGCTTGGCTAAATTTAAAAAGTAAAGTTCGCTTTTTCCAATGGTAGCGTGCACCAAAAAGTTTGTGGTTGTTTTTAACAAAATTACCAAGAAGCCCTCCATTATGAAGGAGTTCTAATGAAGAGCACGATAAGATTATAGGAAGTTTCCTAATGTCTAGAAAATTCGCGTCTTCAGGAGTACTTCTATGGTCAATAACTTTTGTTGTAATACCATGTTGGATTAACATATTTGCTAAGATAAGGCCCGTGGGATTCGCGCCTATGACTAAAATGTCAGCCATGTCGGCCTCTGAATAATGACAGGGATAGTTAGAGTATAAGATAAAGATATTGATGAATCAAGAGTGGAGTTTAAGAAGGATAATCAAGAATAAAACCTTTAGCTTTAAAGATCCTTGGAGTTAGAGTGTGTTCATAAAATGCCTGACTATTTCTTGAATAATTTTATCTCGATGAGGAGAAGAACCAACACTGTGGCCAGTATTTTCATAGGTGATAAAAGTTATGTTTCCTGGAGAGTTATTTTCAAAAAGAGCTTGATGTATTAGAGAAACAATAAAATCGTTTTTTCCATGTTGATGAAGAATGGGGGGCTTTAGAGGCAGGGAGTTCACCACGATGTGATCTTGAATTTTTAAAAAACTTTCAATGTCTCCCGGACAAATAACTAAAGGAAGACCAGTGAAACCGAATTCTTGCCCTATGGTACCGACTAGGTCTGTAGTTTGACTGAAGTTTGAATAGAGTTCCTTTAGAAGGATACCGCCATCTGCAATAGCTGCCCATAAACTTAGAGATTTGATAGTAAGAATTTTAGGCATGTATAAGCGAGTAAGATTTAAGGCCAGATGACAGCCAAAAGAAAAACCAGCAATGCCTATCCTATGTGGATTTAATTCTGGGTATCGATGAATGGCTTGAAGAATATCTACGCTATTTTGTAGATAAGTTGCCATAGCGATATCTTCAGTCTGACCCTCACTGTCTCCACATCCTGCCATATCTATACGTAGCGTAGCAATTCCATGAATAGCAAGCTGTAAAGCAAGTCTTCGATAAGTTTTTTCTATGCCGCCAAGCTTGCTACCACGAAAACCGTGGAAAATAACCACTACGGGAAAGCCCTGTGAAGGTTGAGGAGTCTTAGGAAAATGTAAAACTCCAATAAGGTTATAACCTGCGCTAGGCAGCGTAATTGCCTGACAGATTTCGTGGTTAGGTTGCACCGTAGTGTTAAGTTGTAGCAAATCTTCAGGAATTGCTGGAAATCCAGGAACCTGTACGGGTTTAGCTATTGCTTGCGACAAAATAAACAGAAACAAAAAGGCCCAGGAAGTAATTTTATACATTTCAATATGTTATGAAAATAAAAGCGTATAGTTTAGATAAGGAAGAATGTTTTTGTCAAGATTTGGAGCTAGGAGGAAATATACAATTTCAACACTTTTTTAAGATCTTATAAAGATACTTGTCTTTTCGTTACGAGAGAAGTACACTACTCTTTTTAATTTTTCATTCTCATAGTTTTGAGTCTTTATGCGATATGATCCCAGTTTAATAGAAAAAAAATGGCAGGACTTTTGGAAAGAAAAAGAAAGTTTTTATGCCTATGAATTGAAAGATAAACTCAAATATTATGTTTTGGATATGTTTCCTTATCCCTCTGGAGCAGGGCTACATGTAGGGCATTTAATTGGTTATACTGCTACGGACATTATCGCAAGATATAAAAGAGCTAAGGGTTTTTCTGTGCTCCATCCTATAGGCTGGGATAGCTTTGGGTTGCCCGCGGAGCAATACGCAATTCGGACAGGAATGCATCCTAGACTAACGACACAGAAAAATATTGCAAATTTTAAAAAGCAACTTCTTGCCATGGGGTTTTCTTATGATGAAAGGCGTGAGTTTGCTACGAGTGATCCTGACTACTATCGTTGGACTCAGAAGCTTTTCCTCTTTCTCTATGAACAGGGTCTTGCCTACATGGCAGATATGGCAGTGAACTATTGTGCTGAATTAGGCACTGTATTGTCCAATGAGGAAGTTGAAAATGGGTTTTCTATAGAAGGAGGGTATCCTGTTGAACGCAGAATGCTCCGACAATGGATTTTGAAAATTACTACCTATGCAGACCAGCTTCTCGCGGGTTTAGATGAACTGGACTGGCCTGAAAACGTCAAGCAGCTTCAAAAAAATTGGATAGGGAAGTCAGAAGGCGTTGTCGTATACTTTAAATTAGAAGGCGAAGACGAGAGGGTACTGAAAGTTTTTACTACGCGTCCGGATACTTTAGCAGGAGTGAGTTTTCTTGTTGTTGCTCCTGAGCATCCTGAGTTGGAGCATATAGTGACGGAAGTCCAACGAAAAGAGGTGGAGGAGTATGTTCAAGCAACCCTTAAAAAGAGCGAACGTGAACGTCTAGGAACTACCAAGGTGAAAAGCGGGGTATTTACAGGAGCTTATGCTCAACATCCTGTGACAGGGAAGCTTCTACCTATCTGGATTGCGGATTACGTAGTGTTGGAGTATGGTTCTGGTATTGTTATGGGTGTTCCCGCCCATGATGTTAGAGATCATGATTTTGCACAGGCTTTTTCTTTACCCATATATGAAGTAATAAATTCTGATGGGGTGTGTATTCATAGTAATTTTGATGACTTTTGCTTGGATGGCTTGTTGGGTGTGGAGGCGCGAAATTATGTTATAAGATATTTAGAAGAGCGAGGCATAGGAGAAGCAAAAACGGCGTATAAGTTACGGGATTGGCTTTTTTCTCGTCAGAGATATTGGGGAGAGCCTATACCGATTGTTCATTTCGAAGATGGTAGTTGCCGATCTTTGGGGGATGATGAACTTCCTCTTCTTCCCCCAAATATTGATGACTACAGGCCTGAAGGGTTTGGCCAAGGACCTCTGGCGAAGGCTAAAGAGTGGGTATATATTCATGATAGTAAGACAGGAAAACCTGGCCGGAGGGAGACGTATACAATGCCGCAATGGGCAGGATCCTGTTGGTATTATCTGCGTTTTTGTGATCCCAACAACTCCACAGCGCCTTGGTCTTTAGATAAAGAGCACTATTGGATGCCTGTAGATCTTTATATTGGTGGTGCAGAACACGCAGTCTTACACTTACTTTATGCGCGCTTTTGGCATCAAGTATTTTATGATGCTGGTTTTGTATCTACTTCGGAGCCTTTCAAAAGATTAATAAATCAAGGTCTAGTGTTAGCCACTTCGTATCGTGTGCCGGGTAAAGGGTACGTGAGCTTTGATGAAGTGCGGGAAGAAAATGGGTCGTGGTTTACTCTATTGGGAGAACCTGTCCAGGTACGGCAGGAAAAAATGTCTAAATCCAAGTTAAATGGTGTAGATCCTCAAATCTTGATCGAAGAGTATGGGGCTGATGCCTTGCGTATGTATGCGATGTTTTCGGGACCTCTGGATAAAAATAAGCTATGGTCTAATGACGGCGTGGCAGGATGTCGTCGTTTCCTTAATCGTTTTTATGAATTAGTCTCTTCCGAGAGTGTCCAGGATATAGAAGACGACGCAGGATTATGTCTAGCTCATAGATTAGTACATCGTGTGACAGGATGTATTGAAAATATTTCTTTGAATACGATACCATCGTTCTTTATGGAATTTTTAAATGATTTTTCTAAGCTTTCTATTTATTCTAAGTCTGCCTTAACTCTTGCTGTGCGTGTTCTCGCACCAATTGCTCCTCATATTAGTGAAGAGCTTTGGGTGTTCTTAGGACATGCACCAGGGATTGATAGGGTCGTTTGGCCTGAGGCTGATGAAAAGTATTTGGTTTCTCAAACAATAACCTTGGTGATACAAGTAAATGGTAAACTACGGGGACGTTTGGAAATTACTAAAGATACTCCTAAAGATAGGGTACTGACTTTGTCTAGAGAAATTGTTGCTAAGTACATAGGAAGTGCTCAAATTAAGAAAGAGATTTTTCTCCCCAATAAATTAGTGAACTTTGTTTTATGACCCGACGTAATCCCAACTATATGTTTAGATATTTGTATGATATTTGTTTAATTGGTGCTTTCATCATTGCACTCCCCAAGCTAGCCTATAAGATGTGCGTGTATGGTAAGTATAAGAAATCTTTATTTCAGCGCTTTGCTTTAAAACGACCTAAGGTTCCAGGAACAGGACCCTTAGCCTGGTTTCATGGAGCTTCTGTAGGTGAACTTCGCTTGTTATTGCCAGTAATTGAACAGTTTTGTGAAGAATTTCCTCATTGGCGTTGTTTGATTACTTCATGTACTGAATCTGGATTTGATCTTGCAAAACAGCTTTTTGACCCTAAAGGCATTACCACCTCTATCTTACCTTTGGACTTCAGCCTTATTATCAAGCCTGTAGTACGTAAACTCTCCCCCGCTCTTCTCGTATTTTCGGAAGGAGATTGTTGGTTAAATTTTTTTGAAGAAGCTAAACGTTTGGGAGCTACTACTTTAGTAATTAATGGGCGCATGTCTGAGAAGTCTGTAAGAAACTTTAAAATTTTAAGACGTCTAGGGAAGAACTACTTCGCCTCTATGGATAGATTTTTATTACAGGATGAAGTGTATAGAGAACGTTTTCTTGCTGTAGGGATTCCTGAGAGTAAGTTACGAGTTACAGGAAATATCAAGACGTACTTAGGAAAGTGTCCTTTTATAGATTTAGAGCGGAAGGGTTGGAGAGAACGTTTGAGGTTGCCAGAGAGTGCTGAGCTTGTTGTTTTAGGCTCCATGCATCCTACAGATGCAGAAAAGTGGTTGCCCGTAGTGCAGCAGTTAATCAGAAGAAAAGCTTATGTGCTTTGGGTCCCTCGGCATATTGAAAAGACTAAAGATCTACAAGAGTATTTGTCCAAAGGGAATATCCCATTTGGATTATGGAGTCGAGGAGCGAATTTCCATAACGTTCCTGTTGTTGTTGTTGATGAGATTGGCTGGTTGAAGGAGCTTTATTTTGCCGGGGACTTGGCTTTTGTCGGTGGAACTTTTGATTCTAAAATTGGTGGGCATAATTTATTGGAGCCTTTACAATGTGGGGTTCCTTTAATCTTCG is a window encoding:
- a CDS encoding FAD-dependent monooxygenase, whose amino-acid sequence is MADILVIGANPTGLILANMLIQHGITTKVIDHRSTPEDANFLDIRKLPIILSCSSLELLHNGGLLGNFVKNNHKLFGARYHWKKRTLLFKFSQAGESPLPFSLSTTYQEFEKHLIHMFLEHGGVIDWATRPVTLVDNNIFIESTKISQNFEKRKIYHPHWIIASEADNNSDIKDLVKNQIKIRKAHREVVFINCDEGQSFEEDHIHLLPVTKHFLNFVFYNPQERTKQLCLPQGIHGLSPKLKHKLLYTYNLVIADEQYHIKTTHSSILPSEHGNLLFLGSLSHNLVLSYLNGINANIHAAFNLAWKLLPVLKKVASKYLVVTKEQENGNILPHISETTEKRAKKLPFSRLYAPALMYYFLKGCRKLNNASGEYYYPPHQALKYRFSDIIKISPQDKEILGPGPGMRAIDFHLNEGTFLLDPLKSSKHLLIFFKDRIDLQRALQEEYGEWVEVITIKDPRILKLYHANANSLFIIRPDRYIGYRTHTFKLHELISYLLRIFATEKID
- a CDS encoding alpha/beta hydrolase, with the translated sequence MFLFILSQAIAKPVQVPGFPAIPEDLLQLNTTVQPNHEICQAITLPSAGYNLIGVLHFPKTPQPSQGFPVVVIFHGFRGSKLGGIEKTYRRLALQLAIHGIATLRIDMAGCGDSEGQTEDIAMATYLQNSVDILQAIHRYPELNPHRIGIAGFSFGCHLALNLTRLYMPKILTIKSLSLWAAIADGGILLKELYSNFSQTTDLVGTIGQEFGFTGLPLVICPGDIESFLKIQDHIVVNSLPLKPPILHQHGKNDFIVSLIHQALFENNSPGNITFITYENTGHSVGSSPHRDKIIQEIVRHFMNTL
- the leuS gene encoding leucine--tRNA ligase, which translates into the protein MRYDPSLIEKKWQDFWKEKESFYAYELKDKLKYYVLDMFPYPSGAGLHVGHLIGYTATDIIARYKRAKGFSVLHPIGWDSFGLPAEQYAIRTGMHPRLTTQKNIANFKKQLLAMGFSYDERREFATSDPDYYRWTQKLFLFLYEQGLAYMADMAVNYCAELGTVLSNEEVENGFSIEGGYPVERRMLRQWILKITTYADQLLAGLDELDWPENVKQLQKNWIGKSEGVVVYFKLEGEDERVLKVFTTRPDTLAGVSFLVVAPEHPELEHIVTEVQRKEVEEYVQATLKKSERERLGTTKVKSGVFTGAYAQHPVTGKLLPIWIADYVVLEYGSGIVMGVPAHDVRDHDFAQAFSLPIYEVINSDGVCIHSNFDDFCLDGLLGVEARNYVIRYLEERGIGEAKTAYKLRDWLFSRQRYWGEPIPIVHFEDGSCRSLGDDELPLLPPNIDDYRPEGFGQGPLAKAKEWVYIHDSKTGKPGRRETYTMPQWAGSCWYYLRFCDPNNSTAPWSLDKEHYWMPVDLYIGGAEHAVLHLLYARFWHQVFYDAGFVSTSEPFKRLINQGLVLATSYRVPGKGYVSFDEVREENGSWFTLLGEPVQVRQEKMSKSKLNGVDPQILIEEYGADALRMYAMFSGPLDKNKLWSNDGVAGCRRFLNRFYELVSSESVQDIEDDAGLCLAHRLVHRVTGCIENISLNTIPSFFMEFLNDFSKLSIYSKSALTLAVRVLAPIAPHISEELWVFLGHAPGIDRVVWPEADEKYLVSQTITLVIQVNGKLRGRLEITKDTPKDRVLTLSREIVAKYIGSAQIKKEIFLPNKLVNFVL
- the waaA gene encoding lipid IV(A) 3-deoxy-D-manno-octulosonic acid transferase, which codes for MTRRNPNYMFRYLYDICLIGAFIIALPKLAYKMCVYGKYKKSLFQRFALKRPKVPGTGPLAWFHGASVGELRLLLPVIEQFCEEFPHWRCLITSCTESGFDLAKQLFDPKGITTSILPLDFSLIIKPVVRKLSPALLVFSEGDCWLNFFEEAKRLGATTLVINGRMSEKSVRNFKILRRLGKNYFASMDRFLLQDEVYRERFLAVGIPESKLRVTGNIKTYLGKCPFIDLERKGWRERLRLPESAELVVLGSMHPTDAEKWLPVVQQLIRRKAYVLWVPRHIEKTKDLQEYLSKGNIPFGLWSRGANFHNVPVVVVDEIGWLKELYFAGDLAFVGGTFDSKIGGHNLLEPLQCGVPLIFGPHITSQSELAQRLLMNGAGLCLDGTKSVESVVMFLLDNPKVREAYIEKGKIFLSEEGLAFERTWAELKDAIPLCKNT